TTGAAATGACAGATAAATCAGTACAAATCTACAATACAGCCTTGGTAGAAGGTTGCTATAATGCAGCAGCCTTAATTCAAGCAGGAGTAAAGACCCCAGAAATCGAACAAACTTTGGAAACCTTAGTATTAGAGAAATAAACAACCAAAAAACAGCCTTTATTGATACTTTATGAGTCAATAAAGGCTGTTTTATTGTGCAATTATTCTTTCCAGGCAGGGATGGCGCCACCGTTACTCGCTTGGTTGATGACTTTTGCGACGTCTTCTTGTTGGAAGAGCTCCACGACTTTTAAGAATAAAGGGTTTTCGGCATCCTCTTCACGGCTTACGATAACGTTGCGGTAGGCCTGATCTAATTTGCTCAAGTCCTCCGTATCGACGAAAAGGGCATCATCAATGGCAAGACCGGCATCAGTTGCAAGGCCAGTGCCAAGGACACCTAGATCCACATCTGGCAAGGAAAGCGCCACCTGGTGGGCGTCGATTTCAATAAAATCTAAATGCTTGGGGTTTGCCGTAATGTCATCTACTGTAGCAAGAATCCCTGCTTCATCAGCTACTTCAATCAAACCAGCTAATTCCAAAGCTAGTAAAGCCCGTCCGCCATTAGTAGGATCATTAGGAATCGCAACACTTGCTCCATCTTCTAGCTCTTCCAAGCCCACTAAGGAGTCGGAGAAGATGCCCATCTCGGTTACGAAGGTATAGCCAATATTCGTTAATGTAGCCTTATTACTTGCATTCCAATCATCGAGAAAGGCAACATGCTGAAAAGCATTTAAATCTAAAGAACCATTATTCACCGCTTCATTTGGTTGATTATAGTCTGTCAGCAACTCTACCTTGATTTGGATACTCTCTTCTTGTGCGGCCTTTTCCGCCACATAATCCCATATCTCCTTCCCTAAGTCGCCCACGACGCCTACGCTAACAATTTCACCGGTAAATGGTTGGTCGGCGGCGTAAGCCAGGGGTGTCCAGCTAAGGAACGTGATGAGAAAAGTGGTGAGTAGGGTGATAAGTTTCTTCATGAGAATACCTCCTAGAATATGATGCGTTTAGTATAAGTTGATTTGGTAAGGTTTGCAAGGAATAAGCAAAGGCAAGAGAGGCGCACAATGGATTAAGTTATTATATGGTCAGTTGCTGTCGAGTATGTACTCGGAATGTGATAGGTTGTGCATTTATGATACTTGCAGAAGATTGTGAGTAGAGGCATGGAGGTTTAGCAGGAAATTCTTTCTGAGACTGTTAGGTTTTATGTCATAATCTTGAGCTGACTCGCAGATATTAATCTGTGGATTAGGGTATAATGTTTTTCTTCTTGCTATGGTTGTTGATGAATTTGAAGCAGTGTTCAAAGGTTTGCCGGCTTCAAATATTCATAAGAGGGGCTTCTTTCTAAATTGAGAGAGTAGACGATAAGTCCCTGGGCTTGAGTGGTAGGACCGAATCAACTAATTTATGATAGTTATTTTCTTATGCTTAAATGTGGAGTATAAGTTGAATTCGCTTACTGCTGAGACAATAAATTGTCTTACAAATTTATAGAAGTAAGTATTATAGCTCGGTTGACATTATGTGGGTTACCGATCTTTCGTTTATATGTTCATATACACCAAAAAAATCACTCTAAAACAACAATATCCTGTATAAATGAACATAAAACAAACAAAAGAACATAAAAATGCGTTGTAAACGTTTTTATTTTTACGTATGATACATATATAAAGTAACGAGGGAGGGTAGGTCAATTTTAAATCGAAACTGTGTCTTTGATAGATAGGAGGAGTTATTTAAAGATGCTAAAGTATTTCTACGAGAACAACCTAATTAACTTTGTGCCCACTCAACCAGATAATTGGGAGGATGCAGTGCGACAAAGTTGTAGTGTTCTTATTGATAAAGGTTATATTACTGAAGAGTATGCGGGAGAGATTGTAAATAATGTTAAAGAACATGGCCCTTATATTGTTATTGCTGATCAAATTGCAATGCCTCATGCTTCAACGGATAGTCCAGGTGTTCTTGGTACAGGAGTCAGCTTCACTAAGTTTCCAAGCGAAGTGACATTCGTAGACCAAGAAACAAATGAGGAGAAGCCTGCTACCTTATTCTTTACACTTGCCGCCAAGAATCCTGATGAACACTTAGAAAACATTACCAATCTCATGGAATTATTAATGGATGAAGAAGTTGTAGAGAAATTAATCGAAATCGACTCGATTGCAGAGTACGAGGAGTTAATGAAGTCAGAATAATTTATTGGAATGGAGGAGTAAGCAGTGGGTATACTATTATCAATTTGGCAGTTTTTTGTTGATAATATCCTGACCAAACCACACTTTCTAATTGGTTTGATTGTATTTATAGGTTACGCTTTACTGAAGAAACCTTGGTACGAAGCGTTGGCAGGATTTATTAAAGCAACTGTCGGCTATCTTATCTTAACAGTTGGTTCAGGCGGTTTGACGAGCAACTTTAGGCCTATTATTGTTGGCCTGAGGGAAAGATTTAACTTATCTGCGATGGTTATTGACCCGTATTTCGGACAGAATGCTGTCCAAGCAGCGATGGAGCAGGCAGGAAAATCATTCGGAGATGTTATGGTTCTTTTGTTGATTGCCTACGTTGTTAATATTCTATTGGTTCGTTTTAGTAAATATACGAAGATGCGTGCGGTATTTACCACAGGTAATGTTCAAATTCAACAATCAGCAACAGCATTCTGGTTGCTATTCTTCTGTTTCCCTGAAATGGGACGCTGGGAAATACTGATTGTAATGTCGATACTACTAGGCTTGTATTGGGCTGTTGGATCTAACCTAACAGTTGATATTACACAAGAATTATCTGAAGGTGCAGGGTTTGCGATTGCTCACCAACAAATGTTTGCGACTTTTGCAAATGCTAAAATCGCTGAGAAATTACGTCAACGAGATGAGCGTAAGGGTAAACAAGCGAGTCGTCGTTTAGAAGATATAGAGTTACCAGGTTGGTTATCTATGTTTAACGAGAATATGGTAGCTACAGGCATCTTAATGACTCTATTCTTTGGAATCATCTTGCTACTTCTAGGCAAACCATATCTAGTAGAGGCGGAATTTATGGCAGCGACAGATAATTTCTTTTTCTATATTCTAGAAACATCTTTATATTTCGCTGTATATTTAGCCATTCTACAATTGGGCGTACGGACTTTCGTTGGAGAGTTGACAGAATCATTTAACGGTATTTCTCAAACCTTCTTGCCGAACTCTGTTCCAGGTATTGATGTGGCAGCGACCTTTGGTTTCGGAGGCCAGAATGCGGTAACAATTGGATTCATTTCAGGAGCTCTAGGTCAATTTCTAGCGATTCTATTGTTGATTTTATTTGATTCCCCGACGATTGTTGTTGCAGGATTTATCCCGCTTTTCTTTGATAACGCTGTTATCGGCGTCTTTGCTAACAACCGAGGTGGGGCGAAGTACACCTTTATTCTTCCGTTCATTAACGGAATTGTCCAAGTAGTAGGGTCTGCATTAATTGCCACATGGGTAGGTCTTGCTCAGTATGGTGGATACTTAGGTATGGCTGATTGGGCAACAGTGTGGCCTGTTTTCACAGTAATTATGAAGTTCTTAGGTATTATTGGTATTGTAGTTGTAGCATTAATTCTTATTGCTATCCCACAAATCCAATATAGAAGAAATCCAGAGGGTTATTTCCTTATTGTAGAAGACTACGATGCATACGAAGAGCAGTTTCTAACGCCGAACGATGAGCTTTAATATTAAATTATAGGAGGAGAAATCATGAGAGTATTAGTATCATGTGCAAATGGATCAGGAACTAGTTTGATGATGATGAAGAGTGCGGAGAAAGCGATTAAGAAGTTAAATATCCCAATTACCAATATTCACCATACTTCAATTTCTGAAGGTAAATCAACAGCGAAAAATTATGATGTAGTGCTAACGCCAGTGAATTTCGTGAATATGTTTGATTCAGCCAAAGATAAAGGGGTAACGGTGCTCGGTATCAAGAATGTTATGTCTGCTAAGGAAATTGAGGAAGCGATTGCTGGAACAGATTTAGTTGACCGGTTCGGAAAATAGTTCTTAATATTATACACACTAACGTTATAGTCACAGAGACATCTGTGGCTTTTTGAAGTTTAGTGAACTAAATAGCCTTAGACTTTTCATAGACTAAGGCTATTTAAGATACTTACAAATTATACTTGGATCACGGATACTCCGGAGAGCTCAATTTTTTCTAGAGCTTTCTCATCTGCATAAGTATCCGTGATGAGTAAATCAAGATTGTGAATAGGTGTTACTTTAATGCTACTAATGTGGTCAACTTTTCGGTAATCTGCCACGGCTATACTGAATTTAGCATTCAGAATCATTTGAGCATTTATCTTACCTTCGTTTATATTTTCGGTCGTAATGCCACCTTCGCTACTTATACCTGAGGTGCCAATAATTGCTAAATCTGCGTAAACTTCACTTATCATGCCTAGAGCATAATTACCCACAAGTGTATCTTTAGGACGCCGTAATTCACCGCCTGTAATGGTTAATGTATTGCTGTCACTAATATCAAATTTATGAACATTTAAGTTATTAGTAATGAAATGAACATCTCGATTATCAACATAATCAAGTGCTAATAGAGCGGTTGAACTTGAATTAATAAAGACGATATCTCCATCTTTGATGTATCTTGCAGCAATTTTCGCAAGATTGCACTTGATGGATTCAATATTCTGATTATCTGTGTATCCTTCAAAGAACGGCTCTTTGACGAGTGTTGCAGATCCGTGTGATCTTTGCACTCTTCCCATTTCTTCAAGAATGGAGAGGTCTCTGCGAATTGTCATACTGGAAACATTGAATAATTTGGCTAAATCATTCACAGATAATGTATTACCTTGGCTATTAGCTAAGGTATCGCAAATTTTATTTCTACGTGCGGCAATTAGTTTGTTCGATTGTCTCATAAGGGTGCCCTCCTGCTAGAATTATAACATATTAATCGTACAACTTCCTTTGTTAAGTTTAAATGAACATATAATGTTAATTCGAACATAATTATACGTTGTTTTGAAAGGTTTGTGTTGCTATGCTTAATGTAACGTTAGTGTATAAGATTTATTAGGTAAGAAAAGGAGACAACAAATGAAGCATATTGAAGAAGTTACAAAGCAAGCATGGCTTGAAGCAACTTTCCCAGAATGGGGAACATATTTGAATGAAGAAATTGCGAACACAGAAGTTCCAGAAGGCTCATTCTCAATGTGGTGGCTTGGATGTTGTGGTATTTGGTTGAAAACTCATGAAGGTACGAACATTGTTATGGATATGTGGAATGGAACAGGTAAGCGTACCCGTGGCGACGGACAGATGAAGAAAGGTCATCAAATGATGAGGATGGCAGGAGTGCGCAATCTGCAACCTAACCGTAGAAATGAACCATTTGTGATAGATCCGTTTGAAATAAAAGATGTAGATGCATTAGTTGTCTCACATATTCACTCCGATCATTTAGATATTGTTACAGCAGCGGCTGTAGCTAATAACTGTCCAGATGCTAAATTTATTGGTCCAGCTAAAGTTGTGGAGAAGTGGATCGAGTGGGGCGTGCCTGAAGAGAGAACAGTCACGGTTGTTCCGGGAGATCGAGTAACCGTTGGGGCAGTTGAAGTGGTTGCATTGGAAGCTTTTGATAACACAGCTTTAATAACCGTTGAAGATCCAGAATATAGTATTAGAGAGAAAGGCCTCCCGTTCACTATGGATGAAGTGGCTGTTAATATTCTATTTGAAACTTCAGGTGGAAATCTTTATCATGGAGCCGATTCACATTATTCAGTAATGTTTGCTAAACATGGTAAGGAACATGATATTGATGTAGCTTTAGCAAACTTTGGAGAAAATCCAGTTGGTATACATGATAAATTAACATCTGCAGATGTATTGCGTATGGCAGAAGCGTTAAGAACCAAAGTGATTATTCCGGTGCATCATGACATCTGGACAAACTTCTATGCCGATCCTGAGGAAATAGTTAAATTATGGGAGTTTAAGAAAGACCGTTTACAATATAATTTCCAGCCATTCGTTTGGCAAGTCGGGGGAGAATACCAATATCCGCGTGACACAAATAGAATCCATTTTATGTTTGACCGAGGATTCCATGATCACTTCGAACATGAACAAGATTTACCGTATGATTCATTCCTATAATTATTAAGCAGAAAAGAGGAGTAACCTATGGCAATTCCAAATTTACAAGTAGCACTTGACCACTCCAATACGGCAGAAGCAGTAGCAGCAGCGGTTTCAGTTGGAAATGAAATTGATATTGTTGAAGCAGGGACAGTCTTAATGTTAGAAGTGGGAAGTGAAGTTGTTCAAATTCTAAGAAAACTATTCCCAGACAAACCAATCGTTGCTGATACCAAATGTGCAGATGCAGGAACAACCATTGCTCGAAATTGTAAGAACCAAGGGGCAGATATTATGACGTGTATCTGTGCAGCAGAAGTTGCAACGATGACTTCAGCAGCAAAAGAAATTGATCATATTCAAGTAGAGTTATATGGTGACTGGACTTATGAACAGGCCCAAGAATGGTTAGATAACGGCATCGAACAAGTGGTGTACCACCAAAGCCGTGATGCTTTGTTAGCAGGAGTTACTTGGGGTGAGAAAGATTTAGAGAAAGTCCAAAAATTAATTGACATGGGCTTTAAGGTTTCTGTAACCGGTGGACTTAATCTTGAGACAATCGAGTTATTTAAGGGAGTAGACGTTTATACGTTTATTGCAGGTCGTGCGATTACAGAAGCTGAAAATCCAGCAGCGGCAGCCAAAGAGCTTAAAGATAAGATAAAAGAACTTTGGGCATAAAAATTTATTAATGGGCAAGGAGAATGCTGAACACCAAACAAGCGTTCCAAAATATCCGAGCGATTCGGTATTTCGGAACGCTTGTTTGGATTTTTTAGCAACCTCGTCTAAGATGTTTAATGTCATCTGTTGGACGATATGGTCACGAACTACCGAGATGCCTAACGCTCGTTTAGCTCCATTCTCTTTCGTGACACATACCCGCTTTACAGGTAAGGGTTGATAGCTTCCATCCTTCACTTTCCGAAGAATGGCTGAGCCATATTCTGATATATGTTCTTCAATATCATCAACGGTCACCCCATTCATACCAGACGCTCTTTTATTTGCATAAAACTTTTCGCACGCCAGTTGTCAGTTTTCTGGCGTTGCCATGAGGTTTATTCATCGTTCAGAAATATTATCTTGCTTCTTCATAGTCTTAGTGTCGTCCTTGACCCCAATGTTTACTCTTTCGACTTCCAGCCTCATCCCCTCCACATTGAGTCACCCCTTATTTGAACTTAATCGCGAGTGTTTTCGGTCATTGAGGAGTCGACATCTGCCTCCTTGTCTACTTCAAGATGAATTATTGTTCAGCCCTTCAGTAACTTTGTTACATACTATGGCTTCTGCTGACTTCTCATGATTCGTTGTTACTATGTCTGATGATGGTCATGAGACCTCCCCGGGTAAGCGCAATAACTTTCTACTCATGTCGTTGCTTTATTTACTGCTACAGATTTCGTGTAGTATCGGAGTTCGCTTTGTACTGCAAGCTCATCCATCTGCCTCAGCCTTGATATAAAGTTTCTGTTCGTCAGCGCAAGTATTTGCCACCGGCTTCCTTCAGATTCCGCCTCACGACGGATATCCTTGCCTTCAGCTAGCAGTTCCTGCTACCAAGCCTACAGTGGACTTTCGCCACTGAGATATTGCCTATGCCAGGCGCACTTATAAAAGCGTTCAAAAATACCGAATCCTTCAGATTTTGGAACGCTT
This region of Suicoccus acidiformans genomic DNA includes:
- a CDS encoding MetQ/NlpA family ABC transporter substrate-binding protein; the encoded protein is MKKLITLLTTFLITFLSWTPLAYAADQPFTGEIVSVGVVGDLGKEIWDYVAEKAAQEESIQIKVELLTDYNQPNEAVNNGSLDLNAFQHVAFLDDWNASNKATLTNIGYTFVTEMGIFSDSLVGLEELEDGASVAIPNDPTNGGRALLALELAGLIEVADEAGILATVDDITANPKHLDFIEIDAHQVALSLPDVDLGVLGTGLATDAGLAIDDALFVDTEDLSKLDQAYRNVIVSREEDAENPLFLKVVELFQQEDVAKVINQASNGGAIPAWKE
- a CDS encoding PTS sugar transporter subunit IIA, with amino-acid sequence MLKYFYENNLINFVPTQPDNWEDAVRQSCSVLIDKGYITEEYAGEIVNNVKEHGPYIVIADQIAMPHASTDSPGVLGTGVSFTKFPSEVTFVDQETNEEKPATLFFTLAAKNPDEHLENITNLMELLMDEEVVEKLIEIDSIAEYEELMKSE
- a CDS encoding PTS ascorbate transporter subunit IIC, giving the protein MGILLSIWQFFVDNILTKPHFLIGLIVFIGYALLKKPWYEALAGFIKATVGYLILTVGSGGLTSNFRPIIVGLRERFNLSAMVIDPYFGQNAVQAAMEQAGKSFGDVMVLLLIAYVVNILLVRFSKYTKMRAVFTTGNVQIQQSATAFWLLFFCFPEMGRWEILIVMSILLGLYWAVGSNLTVDITQELSEGAGFAIAHQQMFATFANAKIAEKLRQRDERKGKQASRRLEDIELPGWLSMFNENMVATGILMTLFFGIILLLLGKPYLVEAEFMAATDNFFFYILETSLYFAVYLAILQLGVRTFVGELTESFNGISQTFLPNSVPGIDVAATFGFGGQNAVTIGFISGALGQFLAILLLILFDSPTIVVAGFIPLFFDNAVIGVFANNRGGAKYTFILPFINGIVQVVGSALIATWVGLAQYGGYLGMADWATVWPVFTVIMKFLGIIGIVVVALILIAIPQIQYRRNPEGYFLIVEDYDAYEEQFLTPNDEL
- a CDS encoding PTS sugar transporter subunit IIB yields the protein MRVLVSCANGSGTSLMMMKSAEKAIKKLNIPITNIHHTSISEGKSTAKNYDVVLTPVNFVNMFDSAKDKGVTVLGIKNVMSAKEIEEAIAGTDLVDRFGK
- a CDS encoding DeoR/GlpR family DNA-binding transcription regulator, translating into MRQSNKLIAARRNKICDTLANSQGNTLSVNDLAKLFNVSSMTIRRDLSILEEMGRVQRSHGSATLVKEPFFEGYTDNQNIESIKCNLAKIAARYIKDGDIVFINSSSTALLALDYVDNRDVHFITNNLNVHKFDISDSNTLTITGGELRRPKDTLVGNYALGMISEVYADLAIIGTSGISSEGGITTENINEGKINAQMILNAKFSIAVADYRKVDHISSIKVTPIHNLDLLITDTYADEKALEKIELSGVSVIQV
- the ulaG gene encoding L-ascorbate 6-phosphate lactonase yields the protein MKHIEEVTKQAWLEATFPEWGTYLNEEIANTEVPEGSFSMWWLGCCGIWLKTHEGTNIVMDMWNGTGKRTRGDGQMKKGHQMMRMAGVRNLQPNRRNEPFVIDPFEIKDVDALVVSHIHSDHLDIVTAAAVANNCPDAKFIGPAKVVEKWIEWGVPEERTVTVVPGDRVTVGAVEVVALEAFDNTALITVEDPEYSIREKGLPFTMDEVAVNILFETSGGNLYHGADSHYSVMFAKHGKEHDIDVALANFGENPVGIHDKLTSADVLRMAEALRTKVIIPVHHDIWTNFYADPEEIVKLWEFKKDRLQYNFQPFVWQVGGEYQYPRDTNRIHFMFDRGFHDHFEHEQDLPYDSFL
- a CDS encoding 3-keto-L-gulonate-6-phosphate decarboxylase UlaD; translated protein: MAIPNLQVALDHSNTAEAVAAAVSVGNEIDIVEAGTVLMLEVGSEVVQILRKLFPDKPIVADTKCADAGTTIARNCKNQGADIMTCICAAEVATMTSAAKEIDHIQVELYGDWTYEQAQEWLDNGIEQVVYHQSRDALLAGVTWGEKDLEKVQKLIDMGFKVSVTGGLNLETIELFKGVDVYTFIAGRAITEAENPAAAAKELKDKIKELWA